The Microcystis panniformis FACHB-1757 region ACAGTTTTTCAGTTATCAGTTATGAGATTTGAGTTTTAAGTAAGGAGTATTAAGTGAGTAGTCTTAAATAGCACTTTCCCAATGTCTTTTCACTGGTTACTGTTCACTGATTTTACCTTAAAGATGGGGTTTAACTTATGGAATTAATGATCGAAGATTTAATGCAACAATTGGTCGAGATGGGCGGTTCTGATATGCACATTCAGTCTGGGGCGCCAGTCTATTTTCGCATTAGTGGCAAACTCGCCCCGATTAATGAAGAATCTTTAACCCCGCAAGATTGTCAGAAATTGATTTTTAGTATGCTCAATAATACTCAAAGAAAAGAGTTAGAGCAGAATTGGGAATTAGACTGTTCCTACGGGGTGAAAGGATTAGCAAGATTTAGGGTCAATGTTTATAAAGAAAGGGGGGCTTATGCAGCTTGTTTACGGGCTTTGTCCTCTAAAATTCCTAACTTTGAACAATTAAATTTACCTAGAGTAGTACGGGAGTTATCGGAAAGACCGCGGGGATTAATTCTCGTAACTGGCCAAACAGGTTCGGGTAAAACTACCACTTTAGCGGCAATTTTAGACTTAATTAATCGGACTAGGTCTGAACATATTTTAACTGTAGAAGACCCAATTGAATACGTTTTTACTAATATAAAAAGTCTGTTTCACCAACGACAAAAAGGAGAAGATACCAAGAGTTTTGCTAACGCTTTAAGAGCATCTTTACGGGAAGATCCTGATATTATCCTTGTGGGAGAAATGCGGGATTTAGAAACAATTAGTTTGGCAATCACGGCGGCAGAAACCGGTCACTTAGTCTTCGGAACCCTGCACACCAACTCAGCAGCGGGAACAGTGGATCGGATCATTGACGTTTTTCCAGCTAACCAACAGGCACAAATTCGCGCCATGTTATCCAATTCTTTACTAGCAGTTTTTAGTCAAAACCTAGTCAAGAAAAAAAATCCTAAACCGGGGGAATTTGGCCGGGCAATGGTACAGGAAATCCTGGTGGTAACTCCAGCGATCGCTAACCTAATTCGGGAAGGAAAAGCCCCCCAAATCTACTCAGCAATTCAAACGGGAATGAAGTTAGGAATGCAAACCATGGAACAGGGATTAGCTAATTTAGTTGTTAGGGGTGTTGTCTCTTTGGAAGAGGCCATTTCTAAAAGCGGTAAACCCGATGAATTACAACGTCTTATCGCCGGGGCCAGCACTAACGCTAAAGCCCGGATTTAATCCTAAATCCTGTTTAAAAGGTATAGGAGAGTGGGAAGTTTTTTGCTGTAAACAGTAAACAGTGAACTGATAACTGATAACTGATAACTGATAACTGATAACTGATAACTGATAACTGATTTGTTCTATGCCTACTTTTGTCGCACAAGTTAAAAGCGGCTCTGGAAAAGTTTTCCAAGAGAAAGTTGAAGCTATGTCTCCCGAACAGGCCCGGACGATGCTGAAGGCGAAATATGCCGCCGTCGGTAAAGTCAAAAAAGTGGGGGGAGAGATCGATCTTTCCGGTTTACAGTTGATGTTTGCCAGCATTTCCATCAAAGATAAAGCGGTTTTTTCCCGTCAATTTTCGGTAATGATTAATGCTGGTGTGGCGATTGTGAGATGTTTGGGAGTTTTGGGGGATCAATGCGGTAATCCCAAGATGAAAAAAGCCCTACAAGCGATTAGTGCTGAGGTACAGCAAGGGAGTCCGTTATCGGAAGCGATGGCCAAACATCCCGAATGTTTTGATCAACTTTATGTCAGTATGATCGAAGCTGGAGAGACGGGGGGGTACTCGATGAAGTGCTGAACCGTCTCTCGAAACTTTTGGAAGATATGGCCCGCTTGAAAAACCAGATTAAATCAGCGATGACTTATCCAGTAGCGGTGGGAATTTTGGCGGTAGTTGTGTTTTTCGGGATGACGATCTTTTTAATTCCCGTCTTTGCGAAAATTTTCACCGATTTAAAGGTGGAACTACCGGCTTTAACGCAATTTATGCTCTTTTTAAGTGGTGTGATGCGTAGTTGGTTGATTTTAATTCCGATTGTCACCATTGTTGCCACGGTTTTTTTACTGCGTCGCTATTACAAAACCCCGATGGGTCGTCTGCAAATTGACCATTTTTTCCTTAAAATGCCTCTTTTTGGTGATTTGAATGAAAAGTCGGCTGTGGCTAGATTTTGCCGGGTTTTTGGGACTCTGACGCGTTCTGGTGTCCCAATTTTAAGTTCCCTCGACATCGTTTGTAATACGGTGGGTAATCAGGTAATTGCCAATGCGATCGCTGGTGCCAAGGCGGAAATTCAGCAGGGGGAATGATGAGTTTGGCCCTACAAAAAGCCAATGTTTTCCCAGCTTTGGCAATTCAAATGATTAGTATTGGGGAGGAAACGGGAGAATTAGATGCCATGATGATGAAAGTGGCGGATTTCTACGAAGATGAGGTGGAACAGGCCATTAAAGCTTTAACCAGTATCATTGAACCCTTGATGATGATTGGTGTTGCGGGGATGGTGGGAATTATTCTTTTGTCTATGTACTTGCCCATGTTTAAAATCTTCGATGCCTTGGGATAAGTTTAGAGGAGTCATTTCCGTTATCAGTTAGTCGTCGGTAGCTTGAAATCAGAAAAATTTTAATTTTCATCTCCCTTTATTTGATTAGGTGAATCTGTGTCTTACGAAACTTTATTAGCGGAATACAGCTGTCGTGAAGGGGCGATCGAATTATTGCGACAATATCGCCCCTATTTAGAGTTAATTCCTAGTCTGCGTCGTCCTGAAGAGAGTTTAATTACTATTCCCTTGCCCTTGGTCAGAATTCGTCCACCTTCTGGCCTTGAATCTAGAAAGACGGTACAATTAGCCTGTGATTTGGCTATTCTGATGTGTGATCCGGAATGGAAAATTAAATTAGGTTCAGAAATCCTGATTTTTATCCATCGTCCGGGGGAAGATTTCTCTGATTTGTTGAAACGCTGGCGCGAAACCCAAATCTGTTTAGATAAAGAATATGAATGGTTAATGCCCCCCAGAGAACAACATATGTTTAGTGAAGGTGCAGAAAAAATTCATCCTTTATTTGTGGTTTTTGATCAAACGGCCGAGAGAATAAAAAAGGGTTTAAGAGGGGCTTTTTTACCGATGGTTGTTCAAAATTATCGGCCAGCTTTGATTGATGATTCCTTAGAATTAGTCGATCAAGATTAGCTGACTCTCTTAAGTATCTAAGCACAATTAATTACACATCTAAGCCACTACTCCGTCAGAATTCTGCTGTGATCAGTAAACAGTGAACTGAAAACTCAAATCCGATCCCTAATAGCTGTCTCGGAGTCTCCCGTCTCGGAGTCTCCTGTCTCGGAGTCTCCTGTCTCGGAGTCTCGACTAGGAAATTAATTTTGCACGACTACTTAGTTTAGTATAAAGGGAACAGTTGACGATGGTTAAGCCCCTAAAATCAAGCGCTGACGATGAAAATTCAGCAGCGAAAGTTCTTGGCCAGAAACCCTTTCTAACATCTCGACGATATGATCGGGCTGCAGTAAAGTGCCATCATTGCGACAACTGCCCACATAGCACAAAACGGCTTGATTGTCAACAGTTTTTAACTCTAATTCATATAATTGTTCTCGCAGATTAATCGTGACTTTTTTGCCGGATTTGGTGGTTTTTTCCCGTTCCATCACCGTTGCTTGCTTAATTGCCTCGAGCCAATTTTGCCACTGTTGACAGTCAATTCCCTCGCTATTAAAAGTGAGCAAATACTCGGCTTTTTCTAACAAACGGGTGGCAGCAGGGGCATTTAAGGGAATTTCTTCCACCTGATAAACTGGTAAATCTGCGGGCAATTGTGCGCTTAATTGCTGTTTAAACCTCTCTAAATCCATCACTTTTGTCAATTCAAAATCGACAATCTCACCGCTACTGGTTGCTCCCAAGGATAAGGCATTTGCGATCGAAATGCGCGGACCGGGGTGAAATCCACCGGTAAAGGAAATGGGAATAGCAGCCCGACGGACGACGCGATCAAATAAACGCACCAGATCCAAGTGGCTAACTAGGGCCATTTCGCCAATTTTGCCAAACCAAACCCGAATTCTTTGGGCGCGTTCTTGATTGGGTTGAAAATGTCCGGCAAAAGCGGGAATCGCAGGCGCTTCAATAACGATATTATGGCCAAAATCGACGCTACAAACGCCACAATGGGAACAACCCTCAAAAGAACAATCGGGAACCGTTGCCGCGTCTAGGGCGCGTTTTAAGTCCTCCTCTAGCCATTTTTTATCGATACCGGTATCCAGATGATCCCAGGGCAAAGGACGCTCTAAAATATCTTTGTCTGTATCGGCAAAAATATTCCATTCTCCCTGTTCTACCTGACGATATTTCCAAGTTAAACCGGATTCTTTGATCGCCTGTGACCATGCTTGATAGGCTTTTTCCGTATTATCCCACCAAGCATCCATCCCGGCTCCCAATTGCCAAGCGCGCAGCACCACTTTCCCTAAACTTCTGTCACCGCGACCGATAAAATCTTCCATGGCCGAGATGCGGACATCGGTATAATTGACTTTTACCCCTCTCATGCCTTGGAATTCCTGTCTTAATAACTCCTGTTTGCGGATAAATTCGGCCGTTGAGACGGAATGCCACTGGAAGGGGGTATGGGGTTTAGGGGTAAAATTCGAGATAGTTATGGTAAAATCGAGGGGTTTCCGCTTCGGTAAACGACATTCCCGACGCAACCAACGCACCGTTTCCGCAATACCGATGACATCCACATCGGTTTCCCCTGGCAAACCGATCATAAAATAGAGTTTGACCTTATCCCAACCCTGTTCGACGGCAGTTTTTATCCCTCTGAGTAGTTCTTCGTTGGTTAACCCTTTGTTAATCACATCGCGCATCCGTTGGGTTCCCGCTTCCGGTGCAAAGGTTAAACCCGATTGACGATTGCCCCCAATTATGTTAGCAATATTTTCGTCAAAGCGATCGACTCTTTGACTGGGTAAGGATAGAGATATATTCTCATTCTGGAGACGGTTTTTAATCTCCATACCCACGGCAGGTAAAGCTAGATAATCGGAGCAACTGAGAGATAATAAGGAAAATTCATTATATCCCGTCGCTCGCATTCCTTTTTCAATCGATTCGATGACTGCTTCTGGTTGCACATCCCGCGCAGGACGGGTTAACATCCCCGGTTGACAAAAACGACATCCCCGAGTGCAACCGCGACGAATTTCCACCACCAGGCGATCGTGAACCGTTTCCACGAAGGGAACTAAACCGATAGAATAGGCTGGGATAGGAGTAGCTACCCGGCGTAAAATTCTTTTCGGTACATCGTCACGATTGGGGATAACTGCACCGATTGGGGTGACATCGTAGAAACGGGGGACATATACCCCCGGAATTTGGGCTAAATCTAGCAATAGTTCTTCTTTGCTTAGATTAGCTAGTTTACCCTCTTCTAAAATTAAACCGATTTCTGGCAATAATTCTTCACCGTCACCGAGGGCGATAAAATCAAAAAAGTCGGCGTAGGGTTCGGGGTTAGAGGTGGCAGTTTGTCCCCCGGCAAAAATTAGCGGATAGTTACCCGAGTCTCTTGCTCTCCAAGTCAAGGGAATTGCCGCTAGGTCGAGCATTTCTAAAATATTGGTGGCTCCTAGCTCGTAACTGAGACTAAAACCCAGAATATCAAAATCGGTGAGGCAACGACGGGATTCTAGGGCAAATAAGGGGGTTTTTGTCTGTTTGAGTTTTTGGGCTAAATCCGGTGCGGGTAGATAAGTGCGATCGCAAAGTTGGCGGGGTTGAGCATTGAGGATATTGTAGAGGATAATATGGCCGAGGTTAGATGCCCCCACTTCGTACACTTCCGGATAGGTTAACACCCAACGAACCACAGCACTTGCCCATTCTTTATGTTTAGCACCTAACTCGTTGCCCAAATAACGCGCCGGTCGAAAAATGTCGGGGGTGAGCAGTTGGTCTAAAGCAATAGTCACGGCAATCTACCTCAGATATCGTCAGCAATGGGTGCTTTTCTACTATAGCAGCCAGAATCGAGTCAGTTATCAGTTATCAGTTATCAGTTATCAGTTATCAGTTATCAGTCAGGGTGAGAGCATCTCAAAAGCTATTGACAATTGGCCAATTTTGTGATCCGCTTGCTGTGTGGGCATTTCAGGTGATACCAGTCAATCAGAATAGTTACGAAATCTTCACATTTGGTCGATTTTTGCTTAACAATTGAGATGGCCAATTCTCCTCAAATATGCCTGAATCGCTCTCTGGGTAAGCAACTCATATAAAGTTCATTTTGTCAAGGATTGTTAAGATGCGCTTACCCTGAGTTATCAGTTATCAGTTATCAGTTTTCAGTTCACTGATTACTGTTGACTGATTACTGTTTACTGTTCACTGAAAATACTTCCCACTTCCCCATCTCCCTAAAATTCCAGAGGTTATAAGATAATTAAGCGACGATGAAAGAACCGTTAATTGAATTGAGAGGAGTATCGAAAAGATTCGGGGATAACGTTATTCTCGAAGGTTTAGATTTAACCATTTATCGAGGGGAGGCCCTGGTAATTATCGGACCGTCGGGAACGGGAAAATCGACGGTTTTACGAGTAATTGCGGGATTAACGGGGATAAATGCGGGAGAAATTCGTATTAAAGGTCAATTGCGTCAGGGATTGCTAGAAGATGGTCGGGAAGCGATGCGAACTTCCTTAGTTTTTCAACAAACGGCCCTGTTTGATTCTCTCACCGTCGGGGAAAATGTCGGTTTTTATCTTTATGAACAAACTAATTTAAAAAAAGCCATAATTAGGGAATTAGTGGAAAAAAGCTTGGAAATGGTCGGTTTACAGGGAATTAGTAACCTTTATCCTTCGGAACTATCGGGGGGAATGCGTAAACGGGTGGCTTTTGCCCGCGCTATTATCACTAATCCCGATAATCCCGCCGATAATCCTGAATTACTGCTGTATGATGAACCTACCGCGGGATTAGACCCGATAGCTTCCACAATTATCGAGGATCTAGTGCGGACTCTCCATGAAAAATCGGGGTCTGCGAACACTTATGTAATGGTTTCTCACCAACAAAGTACCATCCGACGCACCGCCGATCGAGTAGTATTTCTCTATCAGGGAAAAGTGCAATGGCAGGGATTAGTGGCAGATATCGATCGTACCGATCATCCCATGATTCGGCAATTTTTTAGTGCCAGCATTGAAGGTCCGATTAGGACAATCGTTTAAGCTAGATTAAGCTAAATTAAGAACTATCGAGAATGAGAGAAAAATCATGCAGAGTTCGCGAGCTTTACGGGAAGGAAGACTAGGTTTGTTTGCCCTAGGCGGATTATTGGTCTTTGGGGCGCTCGCTATCTGGGTTCGCGGGGGAGGATTTGGTCAAAGAACCTATCAATTAATCTTCGAGTTTGCTGACGTGGAAGGGTTACAAGTCGGGGCGCCGGTACGTTTTCGCGGGGTGAGAGTGGGAAGAATTACGAGTTTTATCCCGGGGAGTAATCAAGTGGAAGTTATTGCCGAGATTGCTTCTGCTACTTTAGTTATGCCTAGGAAGGTAACTGTTACTACCAATCTTTCTGGATTAATTGGGGAGGCAGCCATCGATATCACTCCCTTAGTTTCTTTAAGTGCTGAGGCCAAAAATCTCGACCCTCTGGGTCCCGACTGTGATCAAGAGTTAATTCTCTGTAATAATAGTCGTTTACAGGGGACAACAGGAACACAATTAATGTCTAGTGTTGGTCGTTTAGTGGATACTTTTACCAGTCCTGAATTTGTGGGTAATCTCAATGATGTCACCAAAAATACCGCTATAGCGGCCCAAAAAATCGCCCGTTTATCCGATGATACCTCCCAAACTATCCGTAATGCCCAAAGAGAAATTTCTCGTCTATCTTTGGAATTAGCCGCCACCAGTCGCTCGGTGACTAATACGGCTAATAATGCCTCGCGTTTTATCAATACTTTAGATAGTACGGTTCAGGAAAATCGCAGTCAAATCAGCAGAACTTTTCAACAATCTTCCCAATTAGTCGCTAATCTTAATGGTGTTCTCAGCGAAAATCGGGGACAAATTGTTAATACTCTCGATAATATTAATCAAGCTAGTTTAGGTATTGGTAGTCTCGCTAATAATCTCAATAATACCGCCCTGAGGTTGAATGCTGGTTTAGATGAAATTGATACTAAACAAGTCATGCAAAATATCGAGACGATTTTGAATAATGCGGTGGAAACATCGAATAATTTACGAGAAATTACTAAAACTATTAACGATCCTGCTACAATTGTCGTGTTGCAAAAAACTCTCGAATCTGCTCGGGTGACTTTTGAAAATACTCAAAAAATCACCTCCGATATTGATGATTTAATCGGTGATCCCCAATTTCGCGAGAATTTAAGACGTTTAATTGATGGCTTAAGTAATCTGCTTTCTTCTGGGGAACAATTAGAATATAATTTGCGTATCGCTCAAACTTTAGATACCATGACTCAAGAGTTAGCTAAACAAAAAGTTTTGACTATCTCTCGACCTTCTTTAAATCCTAAGCAAATGCAACTCTATCCCCAATTTATCGTTCAACAACCCCCCACCAGTGAAAAATGACAAAACAGCACAATTCAAGCTATTTGCAGTGAACAGTAATCAGTGAAATGAGGCTCTTCGTTACTTGTTATGGTTCGATAGGGGGGCATAAATCGACTAAATCCTTATCTGGCAAGAGACTTAATTGATTAGTTCGCTCTAGAGCAAAAACAATTGACAAAAATCGCTAAATGCCTTTCTCTATAAGGGTTCCATCCCTTATAACCCCCGTCCATTGCATAACACAAACCGAAGAGCCTGAAATGAAAACTCACATTTGATAACTGATAACTGATAAGTACCTAGGCAAAATTATTTACACATGACGATCATTGCCCCGTAAGGGTTTTAGCTCGATCGGGCAGGTAATTAATTTTGCATGACTACTTAACTGATAACTGATAACTGATAACTGATAACTGATAACTGATAATAATATGTTGAAATCAATTTGTATTACTCTTGGAACTCGTCCCGAAGCGATTAAATTAGCTCCCGTTATTCGTGCTTTTCAAGAATCGGAACAGTTTCAAACCCATGTAATTCTGACGGGACAGCATAAAGAAATGGTAGCGCAGGTGATGGAATTATTTGCTTTAAAAGCAGATGAAAATCTGGATATTATGCAAACCCGTCAAACCTTAACTGATATTACTTGCCGCAGTTTACGCGGTTTAGAAACAGTTTTTGAGCGCATAAAACCAGATTTAATTATTGTGCAAGGTGATACTACTACTGCTTTTGCTGCTGCTTTAGCGGCTTTTTATCAACAAATTCCCATCGCCCATGTGGAAGCCGGATTAAGAACGAATGATATCTATAATCCCTATCCCGAAGAAGCTAATCGTCGCCTAATTTCTCAACTGACTACCCTACATTTTGCTCCCACAACTTTAGCCGTAGAAAATTTACAAAAATCTGGGGTGACAGGAAATATTCACCACACCGGCAATACGGTTATTGATGCTTTATTAACCGTAGCCAAAACCGCCCCAGAATGTCAAATTGCGGGCTTAAATTGGTCAGATTATCGGGTTTTATTAGCCACGGTTCACCGCCGGGAAAATTGGGGCGAACCCTTACAGGATATTATCAAAGGATTCACTTTGTTGTTAGAAAAATATGCCGATACAGCCCTATTATTACCCCTGCATCGCAATCCCACCGTCCGAGAACCAATTCAGTCCGCTTTGGGCAATCATCCCAGGGTATTTTTAACTGAACCTCTCGATTATGCCGAGTTAGTGGGGGCGATTCAACGCTGTTATTTATTATTAACTGATTCTGGGGGCATTCAAGAAGAAGCCCCTAGTTTAGGAAAACCAGTTTTAGTATTGCGAGAAACCACAGAAAGACCGGAAGCAGTGCAAGCGGGAACAGCGAAATTAATTGGGACTAATCCGGAGCAAATTTTAGCAGAAGCGGGAGAATTATTAGGGGATAAAATCGCCTATGATCGTATGGCTAATGCAATTAATCCTTTTGGAGATGGACAAGCATCCCAAAGAATCCTCCAAATCGTCCAAGATTTTTTGGCTTAATCTATGACTACTTGGTTGGGTATCGACCCCGGATTAGCGATTGTCGGTTGGGCTATTCTCCGGGATAATAGTGAGTTAATGCCGATTTTAGTCGATTACGGCACGATCGAAACTTCTAAAAATCTTTCTACTGCCCAGCGTTTGATCGAAATTGAACGGGATTTAAAGGAGTTAATCGCAGAATATAAACCGGGGGAAATTGCCGTGGAAATGCCCTTTTTTAACCGGCAAATCAAGGCAGCTGGTGGAGTCCTGCAAGCATTGGGAATTATCAATCTGGTTAGCTGTCGCGATGGAGGAATTGAACCGATTTTCCTCCATCAAGCTAGTTGGAAATGTCATCTCGGCCATGGTAGGGCCACTAAAGCGGAGGTGGCCGAACAAATTAAGTATTTATTCGGATTGACAAAAATGCCCATTAATGATGCTGTAGATGCTATAGCGATCGCATACGCTGCTTTCAGTGGCGTTCGCAATCAAATCTCTTGAAGCAATTTGACGAAATTGGCGCAAAAATTTAGCTGACAACTAAAAGCCATCTTTAAGCTTGCACTATCTTAGTTCGATGGGACGGTTGAAGATAATAAGGCCTTCAAATATCTTTGATTAGCGTTGGGTTTCCTTCCTCAACCCAACCTACCATATCAGCGATCGCACCAAAGGGTTTAAGTGTGGAATTGTGATAATTGTCATCGTCAATGCTAATAAAAATATGGTATAGTTCTTAAATGAGTATAAGTTTAAAATAATGAAAATAAATGAAAATAAAAGTTTCTCAAAAAAAGGGATCATCAAACGAAGTTAACCCTCAGTTAAAGCATATTGCCTATTCGATGGACGCACTGATTACAGGCTTTTATATTTGGTTGGGTTCTTTTTGTTGGCGATTGGGGGGTAGTGATGCAGAAGAAAGTTATCCAGGAACAATACATAGTTTTGCGGGTATCAGCTTAGTTTTACCTGGTTATCAAATTTTTACAACCTATAAAGGGAGTTATGACCCTCGATAAGCATCAAATTGATGGTCTTTAGGTATAATGGGGCTTGACCGGTGGTATCAGTTATATCACCATAAGCGAA contains the following coding sequences:
- a CDS encoding TIGR03960 family B12-binding radical SAM protein, with protein sequence MTIALDQLLTPDIFRPARYLGNELGAKHKEWASAVVRWVLTYPEVYEVGASNLGHIILYNILNAQPRQLCDRTYLPAPDLAQKLKQTKTPLFALESRRCLTDFDILGFSLSYELGATNILEMLDLAAIPLTWRARDSGNYPLIFAGGQTATSNPEPYADFFDFIALGDGEELLPEIGLILEEGKLANLSKEELLLDLAQIPGVYVPRFYDVTPIGAVIPNRDDVPKRILRRVATPIPAYSIGLVPFVETVHDRLVVEIRRGCTRGCRFCQPGMLTRPARDVQPEAVIESIEKGMRATGYNEFSLLSLSCSDYLALPAVGMEIKNRLQNENISLSLPSQRVDRFDENIANIIGGNRQSGLTFAPEAGTQRMRDVINKGLTNEELLRGIKTAVEQGWDKVKLYFMIGLPGETDVDVIGIAETVRWLRRECRLPKRKPLDFTITISNFTPKPHTPFQWHSVSTAEFIRKQELLRQEFQGMRGVKVNYTDVRISAMEDFIGRGDRSLGKVVLRAWQLGAGMDAWWDNTEKAYQAWSQAIKESGLTWKYRQVEQGEWNIFADTDKDILERPLPWDHLDTGIDKKWLEEDLKRALDAATVPDCSFEGCSHCGVCSVDFGHNIVIEAPAIPAFAGHFQPNQERAQRIRVWFGKIGEMALVSHLDLVRLFDRVVRRAAIPISFTGGFHPGPRISIANALSLGATSSGEIVDFELTKVMDLERFKQQLSAQLPADLPVYQVEEIPLNAPAATRLLEKAEYLLTFNSEGIDCQQWQNWLEAIKQATVMEREKTTKSGKKVTINLREQLYELELKTVDNQAVLCYVGSCRNDGTLLQPDHIVEMLERVSGQELSLLNFHRQRLILGA
- a CDS encoding type IV pilus twitching motility protein PilT, whose product is MELMIEDLMQQLVEMGGSDMHIQSGAPVYFRISGKLAPINEESLTPQDCQKLIFSMLNNTQRKELEQNWELDCSYGVKGLARFRVNVYKERGAYAACLRALSSKIPNFEQLNLPRVVRELSERPRGLILVTGQTGSGKTTTLAAILDLINRTRSEHILTVEDPIEYVFTNIKSLFHQRQKGEDTKSFANALRASLREDPDIILVGEMRDLETISLAITAAETGHLVFGTLHTNSAAGTVDRIIDVFPANQQAQIRAMLSNSLLAVFSQNLVKKKNPKPGEFGRAMVQEILVVTPAIANLIREGKAPQIYSAIQTGMKLGMQTMEQGLANLVVRGVVSLEEAISKSGKPDELQRLIAGASTNAKARI
- the wecB gene encoding non-hydrolyzing UDP-N-acetylglucosamine 2-epimerase, with protein sequence MLKSICITLGTRPEAIKLAPVIRAFQESEQFQTHVILTGQHKEMVAQVMELFALKADENLDIMQTRQTLTDITCRSLRGLETVFERIKPDLIIVQGDTTTAFAAALAAFYQQIPIAHVEAGLRTNDIYNPYPEEANRRLISQLTTLHFAPTTLAVENLQKSGVTGNIHHTGNTVIDALLTVAKTAPECQIAGLNWSDYRVLLATVHRRENWGEPLQDIIKGFTLLLEKYADTALLLPLHRNPTVREPIQSALGNHPRVFLTEPLDYAELVGAIQRCYLLLTDSGGIQEEAPSLGKPVLVLRETTERPEAVQAGTAKLIGTNPEQILAEAGELLGDKIAYDRMANAINPFGDGQASQRILQIVQDFLA
- a CDS encoding MlaD family protein yields the protein MQSSRALREGRLGLFALGGLLVFGALAIWVRGGGFGQRTYQLIFEFADVEGLQVGAPVRFRGVRVGRITSFIPGSNQVEVIAEIASATLVMPRKVTVTTNLSGLIGEAAIDITPLVSLSAEAKNLDPLGPDCDQELILCNNSRLQGTTGTQLMSSVGRLVDTFTSPEFVGNLNDVTKNTAIAAQKIARLSDDTSQTIRNAQREISRLSLELAATSRSVTNTANNASRFINTLDSTVQENRSQISRTFQQSSQLVANLNGVLSENRGQIVNTLDNINQASLGIGSLANNLNNTALRLNAGLDEIDTKQVMQNIETILNNAVETSNNLREITKTINDPATIVVLQKTLESARVTFENTQKITSDIDDLIGDPQFRENLRRLIDGLSNLLSSGEQLEYNLRIAQTLDTMTQELAKQKVLTISRPSLNPKQMQLYPQFIVQQPPTSEK
- a CDS encoding crossover junction endodeoxyribonuclease RuvC; translated protein: MTTWLGIDPGLAIVGWAILRDNSELMPILVDYGTIETSKNLSTAQRLIEIERDLKELIAEYKPGEIAVEMPFFNRQIKAAGGVLQALGIINLVSCRDGGIEPIFLHQASWKCHLGHGRATKAEVAEQIKYLFGLTKMPINDAVDAIAIAYAAFSGVRNQIS
- a CDS encoding ABC transporter ATP-binding protein, producing MKEPLIELRGVSKRFGDNVILEGLDLTIYRGEALVIIGPSGTGKSTVLRVIAGLTGINAGEIRIKGQLRQGLLEDGREAMRTSLVFQQTALFDSLTVGENVGFYLYEQTNLKKAIIRELVEKSLEMVGLQGISNLYPSELSGGMRKRVAFARAIITNPDNPADNPELLLYDEPTAGLDPIASTIIEDLVRTLHEKSGSANTYVMVSHQQSTIRRTADRVVFLYQGKVQWQGLVADIDRTDHPMIRQFFSASIEGPIRTIV